CGACAAGCCGCCGCTGGACCTGCGCGGTTCCTGGTTCCTGGTGCCGCTCGCCCAGGCGCTGGTGGGCGCCCCCTTCGTCGTACGCACCATGCTGCCCGTCCTGCGGGCCGTGGATGAGCGGCTGCGGGAGGCGGCGGCCGTGCTGGGGGCGTCACCGTGGCGGGTGTGGCGGGAGGTCGATCTGCCGATCGTGCGGCGGGCGCTGCTGATCGCGGCCGGATTCGCGTTCGCCGTGTCGCTGGGCGAGTTCGGGGCGACTGTATTCATCGCGCGGCCGGACAATCCGACGCTGCCGGTCGCGGTGGCACGGCTGCTCGGTCGGCCCGGTGACCTCAACTACGGCCAGGCGATGGCGCTTTCGACGATTCTGATGGTGGTGTGCGCGGTGGCTCTGCTGGTCCTGGAACGGCTGCGCACGGATCGGACGGGGGAGTTCTGACGATGCTCAGGCTTGAGGGCGCGACCGTGCGCTTCGCGGGGCGCGCCGCCGCGCTCGACGGAGTCGACCTCGACGTCGCCGAGCACGAGATCGTGTGCGTGCTCGGGCCGAGCGGCAGCGGCAAGTCGACACTGCTGCGGGCCGTGGCCGGGCTGCAACCCCTCGACGCGGGACGGATGTTCCTCGACGGCCGGGACCTGGCCGGGGTGCCCGCGCACCGGCGCGGGGTCGGGTTGATGTTCCAGGACCACCAGCTGTTCCCGCAGCGGGACGTGGGCGGGAACGTCGCCTTCGGGCCGCGTATGCACGGGGCCGCGCGCGCCGAGCAGGACGTGCGCGTACGGGAGTTGCTCGACCTGGTCGGGCTGCCGGGGGCGGCGCGCCGGGCCGTCGCCGCCCTCTCCGGCGGCGAGCAGCAGCGCGTCGCGCTCGCCCGCGCCCTCGCGCCCCGGCCGCGACTGCTGATGCTGGACGAACCGCTGGGCCAGCTCGACCGGTCGCTGCGCGAGCGCCTGGTCGTCGAACTGAGGGATCTGTTCGGGCGATTGGGCACGACCGTGCTCGCGGTCACCCATGACCAGGGTGAGGCCTTCGCGCTGGCCGACCGGGTCGTCGTGATGCGAAACGGGCGGATCGCCCAGTCCGGTACGCCTCTTGAGGTGTGGCAGCGGCCCGCCGACGCGTTCGTGGCGCGTTTCCTCGGCTTCGACAACGTGGTGGAGGCGACCGTCGCCGGACAGGCCGCGGACACACCCTGGGGCAAACTCCCGGTCCCGGAAGGCTCCCCGCAGGGGCCCGGCACGCTGCTCGTCCGGCCCGCCGGCGTACGGCTCGTGGACGCGTCCGAGGGTCTGCGCTGCACCGTGGCCGCACGCACCTTCCGCGGCACCCATGTCGCCGTACGCCTCCAGCCGGAGGGGGCGCCCGCGCTGGAGGCGGCGTGTGCGCTGCGGGCGGCGCCGGAGCCGGGGGACGAGGTCGGGGTCGTGTTCGACGCAGCCGAAATCGTGGTGCTCGGGGGCGCTGCCGGCGTCTGAGCGCTCCGCTGGAAGTCCGGCACCGCCTGCGGGTGCGTCGTGGCTGGTCGCTCCCCCAAGTTATCGGCTTCGCTCGAACAGGGGGGACCCCCATCGCGGCGGAGCCGCACATCGATACAGCCCCGCGCCCCTTCGGGGTGCTGCCGAACCGCAAGCGCGGCCCGCTGACGGCGGTCCTGCTCGCGTTCTACCGCCGACTTCCCATCGACGGCCGCAGTTGGCGGTACGGGGCGAACGCGGGCTGCTGGATTTCTGGCTGGAGCGGGCCTCGTTCGGGTGAGCGATGGGCAGCGAGCGGTGCGTGGTGAACGGGGTTCCACCTGTGTGGCACAACGGCCAACGGCCCGCCCCCGAAAGGGGCGGGCCGTTGGCCGTACGGACCGTGCCGGAGCGTCAGTCGGACTTCGACGCGCCGCGGCGGCGCATGCCGAAGAACACCGCGCCACCGCCGATGACGACCAGGGCGCCGGCGACACCGGCGATCATGGGCGTGGCGGAGCTGGCACCGGTCTCGGCCAGGTTCGAGGTACCGGCCGCGGGCGAGGGGGAGTTGTCCCCGCTGGTGCCGGGGGCCGTGCTGCCCGACGCCGACGGGGTGGCGGACGACGAGGACGGCGTCTGGGAGGGCTTCGGGGTCACCGAGGCCGAGGGGGTGGTCGAGGCCGACGGGGTCGTCTCCGTCGTCGTGCAGGCCTTGGACGGGGTGGTCAGGAGCGAGAGGTCCGCATTGACCTTGCCGCTGTTGGCGTTGATATGGACGCGGTACTGGGCGCCCGGGGCCCAGTCCTCGGAGAACGTGACGATGGCGCCCTCCTTGGTGCCGGTGACCGTCTGCTCGCCGACCTTCTTCGCGTCCGCCCCGTTCGACTCGAGGTAGACCGATACGGTCGCCTCCTTGCCCGAGGCGTCCTGGTCGGTGACGGTGATGACGCCCTTGCCGTTGTTGCCGCAGGACGCGGCGGCCGAGAAGTCACCGATCTTGCAGGCGAACGCGTTGCCGGCGACGCCGAGCGCGAGCGCGGCGGTGGCAGAGGCGACGCCCAGGATGCGCACCGATCGTGCGGTGCGGGAAGATATGGACACGATTGCCCTTCACGGGATGCGCAACTGCGGGGGGTTCCGGGGACGTTGTGACAAACAACAGCGTCCCCACCAGACCCACAGGTCTATAAGCGGTGGCTGAACGCTGTCAACGCCGATGTCCGGCATGCCGGATGTCTTTGCCCGGACATTAACCATCGACGCGTTTGAGCTGGGCCGAAGCCTGCTCAACCCCTCGCAGCCGCATCCTCGTTCATCTGTACGAGCTCAGCCCTGCACCGCCGCCGGGTCCATCCACATGACCTCCCAGGTGTGGCCGTCCAGGTCGTCGAAGGCGCGGCCGTACATGTGGCCGTAGTCCTGCGTCTCGCCGGTCGCCGTGCCGCCCGCCGAGATCGCCCCGTCGACCAACTCGTCGACCTTCGCGCGGCTTTCGGCGCTCAGACAGAGCAGCACTTCGCTGGTCCTCGTGGCGTCCGCGATCTGCTTCTTCGTGAAGTCGGCGTAGCGCTGCTTGCTCAGCAGCATCGCGATGATGGTGTCGCTGATGACGACGCAGGCGCAGTCGTCCGTCGTGAACTGCGGGTTGATCGTGTAGCCCAGCTCCGTGAAGAACTTCTTCGACGCGTCGACGTCGGAGACGGGAAGGTTCACGAAGATCATCTGCTGGTACATGGGCGGTTTCTCCCGGTGGTGTGGTGAGCTGTACGGAGAGATGGACCCCGTGGCGGCGCGGAACTCATCGGTGGCGGGGGGACTTTTTTTCGTGGTGCCTCTCCTGCCGTCTCTCAGCCCGCCAACGGCATCGCCGCCAGTTCCGCGACCGCCCACGTCAGCGGCACGAACACCGCGACCAGAGCGCCCACGCGCAGCAGCGCCGCGGTGCGCAGCGCGGTGGCCGGCGCACCCAGCCGCACCAGTGCGGCGACCGTGTCGGCGCGCGCCTGCTTCGCCTCGACCGCGGCCGTCGCCAGCGTCGCGAGCGTGCAGCCCGCCACGAGCACCGCACCCAGCGTCGTGAGCGGCCCGACCGACGCGCCCGCACCGGCGTACGCCGCCGCGGCGTACGTCGCCGATGCCACCGCGCACACCACCCCGAGCGGCCGCCCGATCCGCCGTGCCTCCTCCTGAAGGCCGCGCCCGGCGAGCAACCGCACGGCACCGGGGCGCACGGCCTGCAGCAGCCAGCCGCACAGGTGCGCGATCGTGGGCGCGGCCAGCGCCAGCCCCAGCGCGGTCAGTGCCCAGCCCGCCGGCACCCCGGCGGGCCCGCTCACCAGACCGCCCGGCAGATGGGGCCCCGGTGCGGGGCCCGAGCGGCTCGCGTACGTCTCGACGGCCAGCCCCCCGGCGAACGCGGCCACGCCCCACGGCAGGCCGCCCGGTGCGGGCGGGGGAGCGGCGGGCCGGTCCGGCACCGGGATCCCGTCCGGGAGGTCGGCACCGCGTCCGTCCAGGGTGTCGTCGGCGCCGGAGCCGGCCTGGGGGGTGTCCTTCCGCCGCCCGGCGCGGCGCGGACGTCCCTCCTTCGGGCGCAGGGCGAGCGCGCCGGCCAGGGACGCGGCCAGGGGCACCAGCGCGAGCAGTGTGAGCGCCGCGGGCAGCGGCAGTGACCAGTCCACGGCGAGGAACTCCGCCGACCTGCCGCCGAACGGAATCCCCGTGAGATCGCCGCGCAGATACAGGAAGACCACCAGTGCCAGCAGCGAGCCGAGTGTGGTGGACAGGGCGGTGGTCACCGCCGAGTACGCCATCAGCCGGCCCGGTCCGAGGCCGATCGCCGCGAGCCCGGAGCGGGGGCGGGTGCCCGGGTCCGTGCGGGCGACGGCGACCGCGAAGTACACGGTGGCGGCGATCGGCGCGAGGCACCACACCAGCCGCAGCACCGAGCCGGCCGAGGCCTCCGGGTGCCCCATCGCGTACCCCAGCGTGCACAGCAGCAGGAAGCCCGTGCCCGCCGAAGCCGCGGCGACCGACAGGCGGCGGAGCTGGACGAGGGGGTGGGCCCCGCGGGCTAGACGGAGAGCGAGCACGCGGCCCGGCCTTCCGTCTCGGGCACCGGAGGCAGATGGACGTTGTTCACGCGCCGCCCGTCCAGCAGGGACACGGTGCGGTCGGCGAGCGCCGCGGTGTCCGGGTCGTGCGTGGCCAGGACGACCGTGATGCCGTGGGATCGGGCCGCCGTGGCGAGTGTGCGCAGCACCTGGGTGCGGTCGGCACGGTACAGCGGGGCCGTCGGCTCGTCCGCGAACAGCACGGTCGGGCCGGAGGCGATCGCCCGGGCGATGGCGACCCGCTGCCGCTCGGCCTGGAGCAGTTCGCAGGGGCGCTTGCGGGCGCAGTCGCCGATGTCGAGGCGCTCCAGCCACTCCAGGGCGGCGGTCTTGGCCCGGCGGCGGCTCGTGCCGCGCAGCATCAGCGGCAGGGCGGCGTTCTCCCAGGCGTTCAGCTCGGGGACGAGGAGGGGCACCGGGTCGATCCAGCCGAAGCGGTCGCGGCGCAGCCGTTCGCGGGTGAGCGGGCCCATGGTGTGCACGGGGGTGCTGTTGAACCAGACCTCGCCCTGCTGGATGGGGAGCAGACCGGCCAGGCACTGGAGCAGGGTCGTCTTGCCGCTGCCGCGCGGGCCGGTGACGGCCAGGATCTCGCCCTCGCGCACACCGAGCGAGACGCCGCCCAGCGCGGGCGATCCGTTGTGCTGGAAGTGCAGGGCGCGTGCCCAGAGCACGTCGTTGTCCGGCGGGGCCACCATCGCGTACACCTCGGTTCAGATCCGTTTTCCCGTGCCGTTCCCCCATCCGGGGGACCCGTTCGGGGGAACGAAGACAGGGCCGATCGGTCACTCACGCTAGGCAGACGGCGACGCCGGCCCCGACAGCAAACGGCCCCGGGCCGCCGTTTCTCACTCGAACGGGCGGCACGGGGCCGTAGCTGATCAGTCAGGAGGAAGATCTGAGCGAAGCTCGCGGCCTCGGACGGCTCAGAGCTTCGTCCACGCCTCCGTCAGCGTCGCGCGCAGGATCTGCTCGATCTCGTCGAAGGTCTCCTGGTTGGAGATCAGCGGCGGAGCGAGCTGGACGACCGGGTCGCCGCGGTCGTCGGCACGGCAGTACAGGCCGTTCTCGAACAGGGCCTTGGACAGGAAGCCGTACAGGACGCGCTCGGTCTCCTCCTCGTTGAAGGACTCCTTGGTCGCCTTGTCCTTGACCAGCTCGATGCCGTAGAAGAAGCCGTTGCCGCGGACGTCGCCGACGATCGGCAGGTCGTGCAGCTTCTGGAGGGTCGACAGGAACGCGCCCTCGTTGTCGAGCACGTGCTGGTTGAGACCCTCGCGCTCGAACAGGTCGAGGTTGGCGAGACCCACCGCGGCCGACACCGGGTGGCCGCCGAAGGTGTAGCCGTGCAGGAAGGTGTTGTCGCCCTTGTAGAACGGCTCGGCGATGCGGTCGGAGATGATGCACGCGCCGATCGGGGAGTAGCCCGAGGTCATGCCCTTGGCACAGGTGATCATGTCCGGGACGTAGCCGAACTTGTCGCAGGCGAACATCGTGCCCAGGCGGCCGAAGGCGCAGATGACCTCGTCCGAGACCAGCAGGACGTCGTACTTGTCGCAGATCTCGCGGACCCGCTGGAAGTAGCCGGGCGGGGGCGGGAAGCAGCCGCCGGCGTTCTGCACCGGCTCCAGGAAGACCGCGGCGACGGTGTCCGGGCCCTCGAAGAGGATCTGCTGCTCGATCTGGTCGGCGGCCCAGCGGCCGAAGGCCTCGGGGTCGTCGCCGAAGATCGGGGCGCGGTAGATGTTGGTGTTCGGGACCTTGTGCGCGCCCGGGACCAGCGGCTCGAAGGGGGCCTTCAGGCCCGGCAGGCCGGTGATGGACAGGGCGCCCTGCGGGGTGCCGTGGTAGGCGACCGCACGCGAGATGACCTTGTACTTGGTGGGCTTGCCGACCAGCTTGAAGTACTGCTTGGCGAGCTTCCAGGCGGTCTCGACCGCCTCGCCGCCGCCCGTGGTGAAGAAGACCTTGTTGAGGTCGCCGGGCGCGTAGTCGGCGAGCCGCTCCGCGAGCTCGACGGCCTTCGGGTGGGCGTAGGACCACACCGGGAAGAACGCCAGCTCCTGCGCCTGCTTGAGGGCCGTCTCGGCCAGCTCGGTGCGGCCGTGGCCCGCCTGGACCACGAACAGACCGGCGAGACCGTCGAGGTAGCGCTTGCCCTTGTCGTCGTAGATGTAGGTGCCCTCACCCCGGACGATGGTGGGAACGGGCGCGTTCTCGTACGAGGACATGCGGGTGAAGTGCATCCACAGGTGGTCGTACGCGGTCTTGCTGAGGTCCTTGGTACTCACGGCTATCGGGTCCTCACGGTTATCGGGTTCCCCACATGTAGGTCTGCTTCTTGAGCTTGAGGTAGACGAAGCTCTCGGTGGAGCGCACTCCGGGGAGGGCCCGGATGCGTTTGTTGATGACGTCCAGCAGGTGGTCGTCGTCCTCGCAGACGATCTCCACCATCAGGTCGAACGAGCCTGCGGTCATCACCACGTACTCGCATTCGGGCATGTCGGTCAGCGCGTCGGCGACGGGGTCCAGATCGCCCTCGACGTTGATCCCGACCATCGCCTGTCGGCGGAAGCCCACGGTGAGCGGGTCCGTGACGGCGACGATCTGCATCACGCCCTGGTCGAGCAGCTTCTGGACGCGCTGGCGCACGGCCGCCTCGGAGAGGCCGACGGCCTTGCCGATGGCGGCGTACGGCCGGCGGCCGTCCTCCTGGAGCTGTTCGATGATGGCGAGGGAGACGGCGTCCAACTGGGGACTGCCGTTCCTGGACTCGCGGGAGTCCCTCTGGTCTGCGCTTCGACTGGCCACGACCTCACTGTGCACGACGTCTCGATAGTTCCGCAAGGCCAGATCGATGAAATTCGTTGTTTACGTGAGGGATGTCTGCGGATTTCGCAGCTATGACGCAAT
The Streptomyces sp. CGMCC 4.7035 DNA segment above includes these coding regions:
- a CDS encoding ABC transporter ATP-binding protein, whose translation is MLRLEGATVRFAGRAAALDGVDLDVAEHEIVCVLGPSGSGKSTLLRAVAGLQPLDAGRMFLDGRDLAGVPAHRRGVGLMFQDHQLFPQRDVGGNVAFGPRMHGAARAEQDVRVRELLDLVGLPGAARRAVAALSGGEQQRVALARALAPRPRLLMLDEPLGQLDRSLRERLVVELRDLFGRLGTTVLAVTHDQGEAFALADRVVVMRNGRIAQSGTPLEVWQRPADAFVARFLGFDNVVEATVAGQAADTPWGKLPVPEGSPQGPGTLLVRPAGVRLVDASEGLRCTVAARTFRGTHVAVRLQPEGAPALEAACALRAAPEPGDEVGVVFDAAEIVVLGGAAGV
- a CDS encoding LAETG motif-containing sortase-dependent surface protein; protein product: MSISSRTARSVRILGVASATAALALGVAGNAFACKIGDFSAAASCGNNGKGVITVTDQDASGKEATVSVYLESNGADAKKVGEQTVTGTKEGAIVTFSEDWAPGAQYRVHINANSGKVNADLSLLTTPSKACTTTETTPSASTTPSASVTPKPSQTPSSSSATPSASGSTAPGTSGDNSPSPAAGTSNLAETGASSATPMIAGVAGALVVIGGGAVFFGMRRRGASKSD
- a CDS encoding VOC family protein, encoding MYQQMIFVNLPVSDVDASKKFFTELGYTINPQFTTDDCACVVISDTIIAMLLSKQRYADFTKKQIADATRTSEVLLCLSAESRAKVDELVDGAISAGGTATGETQDYGHMYGRAFDDLDGHTWEVMWMDPAAVQG
- a CDS encoding ABC transporter ATP-binding protein, with amino-acid sequence MVAPPDNDVLWARALHFQHNGSPALGGVSLGVREGEILAVTGPRGSGKTTLLQCLAGLLPIQQGEVWFNSTPVHTMGPLTRERLRRDRFGWIDPVPLLVPELNAWENAALPLMLRGTSRRRAKTAALEWLERLDIGDCARKRPCELLQAERQRVAIARAIASGPTVLFADEPTAPLYRADRTQVLRTLATAARSHGITVVLATHDPDTAALADRTVSLLDGRRVNNVHLPPVPETEGRAACSLSV
- a CDS encoding aspartate aminotransferase family protein — translated: MSTKDLSKTAYDHLWMHFTRMSSYENAPVPTIVRGEGTYIYDDKGKRYLDGLAGLFVVQAGHGRTELAETALKQAQELAFFPVWSYAHPKAVELAERLADYAPGDLNKVFFTTGGGEAVETAWKLAKQYFKLVGKPTKYKVISRAVAYHGTPQGALSITGLPGLKAPFEPLVPGAHKVPNTNIYRAPIFGDDPEAFGRWAADQIEQQILFEGPDTVAAVFLEPVQNAGGCFPPPPGYFQRVREICDKYDVLLVSDEVICAFGRLGTMFACDKFGYVPDMITCAKGMTSGYSPIGACIISDRIAEPFYKGDNTFLHGYTFGGHPVSAAVGLANLDLFEREGLNQHVLDNEGAFLSTLQKLHDLPIVGDVRGNGFFYGIELVKDKATKESFNEEETERVLYGFLSKALFENGLYCRADDRGDPVVQLAPPLISNQETFDEIEQILRATLTEAWTKL
- a CDS encoding Lrp/AsnC family transcriptional regulator; translated protein: MHSEVVASRSADQRDSRESRNGSPQLDAVSLAIIEQLQEDGRRPYAAIGKAVGLSEAAVRQRVQKLLDQGVMQIVAVTDPLTVGFRRQAMVGINVEGDLDPVADALTDMPECEYVVMTAGSFDLMVEIVCEDDDHLLDVINKRIRALPGVRSTESFVYLKLKKQTYMWGTR